Within the Williamwhitmania sp. genome, the region GAATTCTCCTGATCTTTTTCTCTGCCATCTCCTTGGTAGAGCTCGATGTGGCTCGAGAAATTGTAATCATTGGCTTTTCAACCATCTTCATCACCCTTGGGATTATTACCATTGTGATTGCTGCTGTTGGGGGAAAAGAGTTTCTTCGGAAAATTGAAGACTCCTTTAAGGATAAAGACGATAAGTAGAGGCAATGGTTCTAGGAGGGATTGACCACCATTAAGGGGTTAATCCTTTTTTTTTGGATGGAAGTGTTTTGAGTCGCCCCATTCACCGTAGCCAACCTCTTGACCAGCAATGTGTACCCGTGCCTCGAGGCAATTCTTACAATCCTCGGCTGCATCGTCGGTGCAGGGTTTGTTTTCGTAGAGTTTATAGTCGTCGCGGTGCTGACCGGGTGTAATGTTAGGCATCAGGATGTTTGCCCCAACCTTTAGCGCCTTCTCCCGGCCCAACGGATCGATGGCCTGCATGGCGGTTGCTGCCACCATGTTAATGTCGGGCATCATAAGCCTCAGAATGGCAATCATTTTTAGTGTGAGGGTAAAGCGTTCCTCCTGTGGTAGCAGCTGCGATTTAAACTCATATAGCGGAGTATCCTTGTGCTCCACATAAGGACCCATGCCCACCATGTGTACATCCATTGCCTTCATAAAGAGCAGATCGTCGGCAAGGTCCGAAACAGTTTGAAAGGGTAGGCCCACCATAACACCAGTTCCAACCTGGTAGCCAATCTTGTGCAGCACTTTGAGGCATTGTAGCCGCTCATCGTAGGAGTGATCCAGCGGATGGTAACGGTGGTAGAGTTCGGGGTTGGAAACCTCAATCCGAAGCAGGTAACGGTGCGCCCCAGCATCGAACCACTCCTGGTAGGTCTCCTCATCCTGCTCGCCTAGCGAAATGGTTATGCCCAGCTCACCGTTGGATAGCGCTTTTATTTGCTTGAGTAGGTTGGTAATTCGTCGCCGAAACGCTGGGCTTTTAAGCTCTCCCGACTGGATGGC harbors:
- the hydE gene encoding [FeFe] hydrogenase H-cluster radical SAM maturase HydE, which produces AIQSGELKSPAFRRRITNLLKQIKALSNGELGITISLGEQDEETYQEWFDAGAHRYLLRIEVSNPELYHRYHPLDHSYDERLQCLKVLHKIGYQVGTGVMVGLPFQTVSDLADDLLFMKAMDVHMVGMGPYVEHKDTPLYEFKSQLLPQEERFTLTLKMIAILRLMMPDINMVAATAMQAIDPLGREKALKVGANILMPNITPGQHRDDYKLYENKPCTDDAAEDCKNCLEARVHIAGQEVGYGEWGDSKHFHPKKKD